From a region of the Acidobacteriota bacterium genome:
- a CDS encoding SGNH/GDSL hydrolase family protein, which translates to MNHLTRVMVVSASLVAALLAGELAVRRLDGFTLVSVRLRQSSTTPAEPASQPEERRDRQAALAMPLAPGVDAEWYDSDPTPIPRYPDDPLVMERLQRYPNDPIGALLVWNPLYLKQQICAGNTAGSLGILDDFLVFDPIEDSTFPIYRHLPNNSAPSWFTSNAFGWRGPALALKKPPNTIRIAFVGASTTIGVHGAANSHPEHVGHWLNLWSQARGLPLRFEVINAGRAGIDSASIEAVVRLEVAPVDPDLVIYYEGANQFAPGKLMRMPPALAPRPTTTFRKRSPLEDYLASARRLLTAFDMWTGGNGYEAPKPDYPVVWPGGVDESHPDITQKPLPMDLDAVVGNLDRMRRTLGDGELGVSSFLWMVYPGMQLDLSKHLTLYRYLNDMYWPATYAHLRRTADFQNRVFASYAARYDLPFFDIARDFPPDPLLFADAIHLREEGMRLQAWIYLQQLVPVILTRLDSGRWPRAAAPLPARNPSDYAPRLMSRRDIMSSCRP; encoded by the coding sequence ATGAACCACCTGACGCGGGTCATGGTTGTCAGCGCGTCGCTCGTCGCGGCTCTGCTGGCCGGCGAGCTTGCCGTGAGGAGGCTGGACGGATTCACCCTGGTGTCGGTCCGCTTGCGTCAGTCATCGACCACGCCGGCGGAGCCTGCCAGCCAGCCAGAGGAACGAAGGGACCGACAGGCGGCATTGGCCATGCCGCTCGCTCCGGGCGTCGATGCGGAATGGTACGACAGTGACCCGACCCCGATTCCGCGATACCCAGACGATCCCCTGGTCATGGAACGCCTGCAGCGGTACCCCAATGACCCAATCGGGGCGCTGCTGGTCTGGAACCCGTTGTACTTGAAGCAGCAGATCTGCGCCGGCAATACTGCTGGGTCGCTGGGGATCCTCGATGACTTCCTGGTCTTCGATCCAATCGAGGACAGCACCTTTCCGATCTACCGGCACCTGCCGAACAACAGCGCACCCAGTTGGTTCACCTCTAACGCCTTCGGCTGGCGAGGGCCCGCGTTGGCGCTCAAGAAGCCGCCCAATACCATTCGCATCGCGTTTGTCGGCGCCTCGACCACCATCGGAGTCCACGGCGCAGCGAACTCCCATCCTGAGCACGTGGGCCACTGGCTGAACCTGTGGTCGCAAGCTCGCGGCCTGCCGCTCCGGTTCGAGGTCATTAACGCCGGCCGAGCGGGCATCGATTCCGCCTCGATCGAGGCCGTCGTGCGGCTGGAGGTCGCGCCCGTCGACCCCGACCTGGTCATCTACTACGAGGGGGCCAATCAATTCGCACCTGGGAAGTTGATGCGGATGCCGCCGGCCTTGGCTCCGAGGCCGACCACCACTTTTCGGAAGCGTTCGCCGCTCGAGGATTACCTGGCCAGCGCCCGGCGGCTGCTGACGGCCTTCGATATGTGGACCGGCGGCAATGGCTACGAGGCGCCCAAGCCTGACTACCCGGTGGTGTGGCCCGGCGGTGTCGACGAGAGTCATCCCGACATCACACAGAAGCCGCTGCCGATGGACCTCGACGCCGTGGTCGGCAACCTCGATCGCATGCGACGAACCCTGGGCGATGGTGAGTTGGGCGTCTCGTCGTTCCTGTGGATGGTCTACCCTGGCATGCAGCTCGACTTGTCCAAGCACCTGACCTTGTACCGGTATCTCAATGACATGTACTGGCCGGCGACCTACGCCCACCTCCGCCGGACCGCAGACTTCCAGAACCGGGTCTTCGCCTCTTACGCGGCACGATACGACCTGCCGTTCTTTGACATTGCCCGCGATTTCCCCCCCGACCCTTTATTGTTCGCGGACGCGATTCACCTTCGAGAGGAAGGCATGCGGCTGCAGGCGTGGATCTATCTACAGCAGTTGGTGCCGGTCATCCTTACGCGCCTCGACTCAGGGCGCTGGCCCCGCGCGGCCGCTCCCCTGCCCGCGCGGAACCCCTCGGACTATGCGCCCCGTCTGATGAGCCGTCGCGACATCATGTCCTCATGCCGCCCATGA
- a CDS encoding glycosyltransferase family 2 protein — translation MSTRSTISFVIPVYRNERAVTLTYEKIRGALATELAAYDYEFVFVDDGSDDGSLAELLRLREADPNVRVISFTRNFGQMAAILAGLKGATGDLVLHLSADLQDPVELIPRMVRDYEAGSELVIGHRAEREDQWTSRVTSRLFYRIIRMSFPQMPAGGFDYVLMARRVVDSFNSIEVRNRFFQGDLLWMGYKTTFIPYTRAKRTIGRSQYTFAKRLKNSLDAILDSSYLPIRFISVAGAATACLGFLYALNIAYTRFQHGTPFTGWAPIMILLLVIGGLLMLMLGIIGEYVWRIYDEVKKKPNYIVRATHGDGRSPQ, via the coding sequence ATGAGCACCCGTTCGACGATCTCGTTCGTGATTCCCGTTTACCGCAACGAGCGCGCGGTCACGCTGACCTACGAGAAGATCCGGGGCGCGTTGGCAACCGAACTGGCGGCGTACGACTACGAGTTCGTGTTCGTCGACGATGGGTCTGACGATGGGTCGCTGGCGGAACTGCTGCGGCTCCGCGAGGCCGACCCCAACGTGCGGGTGATCTCGTTCACGCGCAACTTCGGCCAGATGGCGGCGATCCTGGCCGGTCTGAAGGGCGCCACCGGCGACCTCGTGTTGCACCTCTCCGCCGATCTGCAGGACCCAGTCGAGCTCATCCCGCGGATGGTGCGCGACTACGAAGCCGGCTCGGAACTGGTGATCGGCCATCGCGCCGAGCGTGAAGACCAATGGACCTCGCGCGTGACCTCGCGCCTGTTCTATCGCATTATCCGCATGTCCTTTCCGCAGATGCCGGCGGGCGGTTTCGACTATGTCCTCATGGCCAGGCGCGTCGTCGACTCGTTCAACAGCATCGAGGTGCGCAACCGCTTCTTCCAGGGTGATCTGCTCTGGATGGGCTACAAGACGACGTTCATTCCCTATACGCGCGCGAAGCGGACCATCGGCCGTTCGCAGTACACCTTTGCGAAGCGGCTGAAGAATTCGCTCGACGCCATCCTGGATTCGTCGTACTTGCCGATTCGCTTCATCAGCGTCGCCGGCGCGGCGACCGCGTGCCTGGGCTTTCTCTACGCGTTGAACATCGCTTACACGCGCTTTCAGCATGGCACGCCCTTCACCGGCTGGGCGCCCATCATGATCCTGCTGCTGGTGATCGGCGGCCTGCTGATGCTGATGCTCGGCATCATCGGCGAGTACGTCTGGCGCATCTACGACGAAGTGAAGAAGAAGCCGAACTACATCGTGCGCGCTACCCACGGTGACGGTCGCAGCCCGCAATGA
- a CDS encoding DegT/DnrJ/EryC1/StrS family aminotransferase, producing MTIKPFDEPIYVTRPLLPPLPALQARLAEIWEARWLTNDGQQHVRLTQAIADYLAVPHVSLFNNGTIALLAAVRALGMRGEVITTPFTFPATPHAISWSGATPVFCDIDPVTMNLDPAKVEELITPRTTGILAVHVYGIPCDVYALQAIANRRGLKLVYDAAHAFGTKINGVGIGNFGDASMFSFHATKLFHSAEGGALTAPKADSKAAFDHLKNFGILNQEEVDVVGINGKMNELQAALGLAVLDCVTDELRLRRAIIARYRERLAGVPGLALMPEPAGVESSCQYFVVRIDGPAFGRTRDEVFDHLKTYNVLARKYFYPLCTDYGCYRDLPSARPGRLPVASEVVTQVLCLPLYGTLALGDVDRICDMVLENQARA from the coding sequence GTGACGATCAAGCCGTTTGACGAACCCATCTACGTGACGCGGCCGTTGTTGCCGCCCCTGCCGGCGCTGCAAGCGCGGTTGGCCGAGATCTGGGAAGCGCGCTGGCTCACCAACGACGGCCAGCAGCACGTGCGCCTGACGCAGGCCATTGCGGACTACCTGGCCGTGCCGCACGTGTCGCTGTTCAATAACGGCACCATCGCGCTGTTGGCCGCGGTTCGGGCCCTGGGGATGCGCGGTGAGGTAATTACGACACCGTTCACGTTTCCGGCCACGCCGCACGCGATCAGCTGGAGCGGCGCGACGCCGGTGTTCTGCGACATCGATCCGGTGACAATGAACCTGGATCCGGCGAAGGTAGAGGAGCTCATCACACCGCGGACCACCGGCATCCTGGCGGTCCACGTCTATGGCATCCCGTGCGACGTCTACGCCCTGCAGGCCATTGCCAACCGACGGGGCCTGAAGCTCGTGTACGATGCCGCGCACGCTTTCGGCACGAAGATCAATGGCGTGGGAATTGGCAACTTCGGCGATGCCTCGATGTTCAGCTTTCACGCTACCAAGCTGTTTCACTCGGCCGAGGGCGGGGCGCTGACGGCACCGAAGGCCGACAGCAAGGCCGCCTTCGACCACCTAAAGAACTTTGGCATCCTCAACCAGGAGGAAGTCGACGTGGTGGGCATCAACGGCAAGATGAACGAGCTGCAGGCGGCCCTCGGACTGGCCGTGCTCGACTGCGTCACCGACGAGCTTCGGCTGCGACGGGCCATCATTGCGCGCTACCGCGAGCGCCTGGCTGGGGTGCCGGGATTGGCGCTCATGCCGGAGCCCGCGGGAGTGGAGAGTAGCTGCCAGTATTTTGTCGTGCGGATTGACGGCCCGGCGTTTGGCCGGACTCGAGACGAGGTGTTCGATCACCTCAAGACCTACAACGTGCTGGCCCGCAAATATTTCTATCCGCTTTGCACCGACTACGGGTGCTACCGCGACCTGCCGTCGGCGCGGCCCGGCCGGCTGCCGGTGGCATCGGAAGTGGTGACGCAGGTGTTGTGCCTGCCGCTCTACGGGACCCTGGCGCTTGGGGACGTCGACCGGATCTGCGACATGGTCCTTGAGAATCAGGCGCGCGCATGA
- a CDS encoding WbqC family protein, with product MTLGIMQPYFLPYLGYWQLLAAVDRFVVYDNIEYTKKGWINRNRFLRNGADATFTLPLKKGSDFLDVRERSLADDFNPATLLNPFRESYRKAPFFDAVFPMIETIVTAAPRNLFEYLLNSLVMTAAYLEIKTPIIVSSTVPVDHRLKAGDKVLAVCGALGANRYLNTIGGRTLYEADAFAAAGVELKFIQSRPVMYPQFGQPFVPGLSILDVMMFNSPDTVRRLLGEYDLL from the coding sequence GTGACCCTCGGCATCATGCAGCCGTATTTCCTGCCGTACCTCGGTTACTGGCAGTTGCTGGCGGCCGTGGATCGGTTCGTGGTTTACGACAACATCGAGTACACGAAGAAGGGCTGGATTAACCGCAACCGGTTCCTCCGCAATGGTGCCGACGCCACATTCACGCTGCCGCTCAAGAAAGGGTCGGATTTCCTGGACGTGAGGGAGCGGTCGCTGGCTGACGATTTCAATCCCGCGACCTTGTTGAATCCATTTCGCGAGTCGTACCGAAAGGCGCCATTCTTTGATGCGGTCTTTCCGATGATCGAGACCATCGTCACCGCGGCGCCCCGCAACCTGTTCGAATACCTGCTGAACAGCCTGGTGATGACGGCCGCCTACCTTGAGATCAAGACGCCGATCATTGTCTCGTCCACGGTGCCGGTCGACCACCGCCTGAAGGCCGGCGACAAGGTGCTCGCCGTGTGCGGCGCGCTCGGCGCCAACCGTTACCTCAACACCATCGGCGGGCGGACCTTGTATGAGGCCGACGCCTTCGCCGCGGCCGGCGTCGAGCTGAAGTTCATCCAGTCCAGGCCGGTGATGTATCCGCAGTTCGGCCAGCCGTTTGTGCCCGGCCTGTCGATTCTGGATGTCATGATGTTCAATTCTCCAGACACCGTGCGTCGCCTGCTCGGGGAGTACGACCTGCTGTGA
- a CDS encoding class I SAM-dependent methyltransferase, which produces MSVSRDLDRESQDALGHKYAYTFDFDVMHPFMLRSFQPFLRPGSVLELGSFRGDFTKRLLPHFTDITCVEGSGEAVTAARQALGDKVNVVNGTFEAVSLGRRFDNIILTHVLEHLDDPVGVMARVNREWLAPGGRFFLVCPNANAASRQIAVRMGLITHHAAVTPAEAAHGHRITYSLDTLEREAKAAGLTVVHRSGIFFKALANFQWDRLLATDIISPDYLEGCYQLGHVYPDLCSSIFLLCEAGDQ; this is translated from the coding sequence ATGAGCGTGAGTAGAGACTTAGATCGGGAATCGCAGGACGCGCTGGGCCACAAGTACGCCTACACATTTGATTTCGACGTCATGCACCCGTTCATGCTGCGCTCGTTCCAGCCGTTCCTCCGGCCGGGCAGCGTGCTCGAACTTGGCAGTTTCCGCGGCGACTTCACGAAACGGCTGCTGCCGCACTTCACCGACATCACCTGCGTGGAGGGCTCGGGCGAGGCGGTCACCGCCGCCCGCCAAGCGCTTGGCGACAAGGTGAACGTGGTGAACGGGACTTTTGAAGCCGTCTCGCTGGGCCGCCGATTCGACAACATCATCCTGACGCACGTGCTCGAACACCTGGACGACCCGGTTGGGGTCATGGCCCGGGTCAACCGCGAGTGGCTGGCGCCCGGCGGCCGCTTCTTCCTGGTGTGCCCCAATGCCAACGCGGCATCACGGCAGATCGCGGTCCGCATGGGCCTGATCACGCACCATGCCGCGGTCACACCGGCCGAGGCGGCACATGGCCACCGCATCACCTACTCGCTCGACACGCTCGAGCGCGAGGCGAAGGCCGCCGGCCTCACCGTGGTGCATCGCTCGGGAATCTTCTTCAAGGCGCTGGCAAACTTTCAGTGGGATCGGCTGCTCGCTACGGACATTATCTCGCCTGACTATCTCGAGGGCTGCTACCAGCTTGGTCACGTCTATCCTGATCTGTGCTCGAGCATCTTCCTGCTGTGTGAAGCAGGCGACCAGTAG
- a CDS encoding glycosylase has protein sequence MFSWRKLGHVFDPERIDRPDWMREFAQAPATLVFDTFVRVFFSCRPPADAAGQYVSRAAYVDLKRDNLFEVVGVSPEPIMELGGLGAFDEFGTYPMSVIRHGDEVRSYYGGWTRCSSVPFDVAIGYAVSRDQGVTFEKHGRGPVLGASLHEPFVISGPKIRQFGDLYSLWYIAGTKWLPSEGRAEPVYRIRMATSPDGLTWNRHGQELIPVRLEADECQASPDVIYANGKYHMFFCYRYSLGYRGREKGYRIGYASSPDLVTWTRDDAKAGIDVSTEGWDSEMISYPHVFELDGKTYMFYLGNGVGRHGFGLAELDGVLA, from the coding sequence ATGTTCTCGTGGCGCAAGCTCGGGCACGTCTTCGACCCCGAGCGGATCGACCGTCCCGACTGGATGCGGGAGTTCGCACAGGCACCGGCGACACTGGTGTTCGACACTTTCGTGCGGGTGTTCTTCTCGTGCCGCCCGCCCGCCGATGCCGCCGGGCAGTACGTAAGCCGCGCCGCCTACGTGGACCTCAAGCGTGACAACCTGTTCGAGGTGGTAGGCGTGTCGCCCGAGCCGATCATGGAGCTAGGCGGGCTCGGCGCGTTCGACGAGTTCGGCACCTATCCGATGTCGGTGATTCGCCATGGCGACGAGGTCCGTTCCTACTACGGCGGATGGACGCGCTGCTCGTCGGTGCCGTTTGACGTCGCCATTGGCTACGCGGTCAGCCGCGATCAGGGTGTCACGTTCGAGAAGCACGGCCGCGGGCCGGTCCTGGGTGCGAGCCTGCACGAACCGTTCGTGATCAGCGGCCCGAAGATCCGACAGTTCGGCGACCTCTACAGCCTGTGGTACATCGCGGGCACAAAGTGGCTTCCCAGTGAGGGTCGCGCCGAACCCGTTTATCGCATCCGCATGGCGACGTCGCCGGACGGTCTGACGTGGAACCGGCACGGCCAGGAACTGATTCCCGTCCGGCTCGAAGCCGACGAGTGCCAGGCGAGCCCCGACGTGATCTACGCCAACGGCAAGTACCACATGTTCTTCTGCTACCGCTACAGCCTCGGCTATCGCGGTCGTGAAAAGGGCTACCGTATCGGCTATGCGAGTTCACCCGACCTCGTCACGTGGACCCGCGACGATGCCAAGGCTGGCATCGACGTGTCGACCGAGGGCTGGGATTCCGAGATGATCAGTTACCCCCACGTCTTCGAGCTCGATGGCAAGACCTACATGTTCTACTTGGGCAACGGCGTCGGCCGTCACGGCTTTGGCCTCGCGGAACTGGACGGCGTGCTCGCGTGA
- a CDS encoding GNAT family N-acetyltransferase gives MTALIRAEQARQGGRFIADVDLDAYLAKIADRAELVQASAPGRCRGLVAFYCNDQKTRQAYITLVLVDPQDRGLGIGRALVIAALDLAKSRGFTSCRLEVARDNVTAHALYRSLGFGVIETRAAKDLMEVAF, from the coding sequence GTGACCGCGCTGATCCGGGCGGAACAAGCACGCCAGGGCGGCCGGTTCATCGCGGACGTCGACCTCGATGCCTACCTGGCCAAGATCGCTGACCGCGCCGAGCTCGTGCAGGCCTCCGCGCCCGGACGCTGCCGGGGGCTGGTGGCGTTCTACTGCAACGACCAGAAAACCAGGCAAGCGTACATAACCTTGGTCTTGGTCGACCCCCAGGATCGCGGGTTGGGTATCGGCCGGGCGCTCGTTATCGCCGCCCTGGACCTTGCCAAGAGCCGCGGCTTCACGTCGTGCCGCCTCGAAGTGGCGCGGGACAACGTGACGGCCCACGCGCTCTACCGGTCTCTCGGCTTTGGGGTGATCGAGACGCGCGCGGCCAAGGACCTGATGGAAGTCGCTTTCTGA
- a CDS encoding DegT/DnrJ/EryC1/StrS family aminotransferase, whose translation MKVEFYRHSLDEADIARLVEVCRGVFLTTGQDTKRFEEAFAAYLGARHSVGVTSCTAGLHLALLAVGVGPGDEVITTPMTFAATANVVLHTGATPVFVDVEPDTGLISPAAIERAVTPRTKAIVPVHLYGQMADMRRIKTIANRAKLSVIEDCAHAIESERDGVKPGALSDAASFSFYATKNITSGEGGAVVTNSDDINTRLRLLRQHGMSAGASDRYTGLYRHYDIELLGWKYNMTNLQAALLLGQMERIGELWQRREHLSRRYEVGLRGVQGVSFPTVLPGSRSARHLFTIWVEPARRDEVLHDLQTRGVGVAVNYRAVHLMKYYQETMGIPRGTYPVAERIGDATITLPLYPKLTDAEIDFVIENVKASVAAHAL comes from the coding sequence ATGAAGGTCGAATTCTACCGGCATAGTCTCGACGAGGCCGACATCGCCCGCCTGGTTGAAGTCTGCCGCGGGGTGTTTCTCACCACGGGGCAGGACACCAAGCGCTTTGAAGAAGCGTTCGCGGCATATCTGGGCGCCCGGCACAGCGTCGGCGTGACCAGCTGCACCGCTGGCCTGCACCTCGCGCTGCTGGCCGTCGGCGTAGGCCCTGGCGACGAGGTGATCACGACGCCGATGACGTTCGCGGCAACGGCCAACGTCGTCCTGCACACCGGGGCAACGCCGGTGTTCGTGGACGTGGAGCCGGACACTGGCCTGATCAGTCCCGCGGCAATCGAGCGGGCGGTGACGCCGCGAACAAAGGCGATCGTGCCCGTGCATCTCTACGGTCAGATGGCCGACATGCGGCGGATCAAGACGATCGCCAATCGCGCGAAGCTCTCGGTGATCGAAGACTGCGCCCATGCCATTGAGTCGGAACGCGACGGCGTCAAGCCGGGCGCGCTGTCTGACGCGGCGAGCTTCAGCTTCTACGCCACCAAGAACATCACCAGCGGCGAAGGGGGCGCGGTTGTCACGAACTCGGACGACATCAATACGCGGCTGCGACTGTTGCGCCAGCACGGGATGTCAGCGGGCGCGAGCGACCGTTACACCGGGCTCTACCGCCACTACGACATAGAGCTGCTCGGGTGGAAGTACAACATGACCAACCTGCAGGCCGCGCTCCTGCTGGGCCAGATGGAGCGGATTGGCGAGCTCTGGCAGCGGCGCGAACATCTCTCGCGGCGCTACGAGGTGGGACTGCGCGGCGTCCAGGGCGTCTCGTTTCCGACCGTCCTGCCGGGCTCCCGGTCCGCGCGTCACCTGTTCACGATCTGGGTCGAGCCCGCCCGGCGTGACGAGGTTCTCCACGACCTGCAGACCCGCGGGGTAGGTGTTGCTGTCAACTATCGCGCCGTGCACCTGATGAAGTACTACCAGGAAACCATGGGGATTCCGCGCGGTACGTACCCGGTGGCCGAGCGAATCGGCGATGCCACGATCACCTTGCCGCTCTACCCGAAGCTCACGGACGCTGAGATTGACTTCGTGATCGAGAATGTCAAGGCGTCGGTGGCCGCGCATGCTCTGTAA
- a CDS encoding methyltransferase domain-containing protein — protein MESFDRYARDYDELLDDPLRQKFAGDGAFFIHQKCRVLMRHLKARMPVGRTLRLLDAGCGQGTAIAFLSNQARVIGTDVSLPMVREAVHCGPVAVQEPFDLPFADGTFDGAYAFCVYHHIDDAQHVRHLRELRRVLKPGGRVCIFEHNPFNPVTKRIFERAPIDRGCHMIKPARLRQIFEDAGLDAVEQGYLLFLPEKLWRWLGFIEPALAWLPLGGQYFVSGRKGSVNT, from the coding sequence ATGGAGTCCTTTGACCGCTACGCGCGTGATTACGACGAGCTGTTGGATGATCCCCTGCGTCAGAAGTTTGCCGGCGACGGCGCTTTCTTCATCCATCAAAAATGCCGCGTCCTGATGCGCCACCTGAAGGCGCGGATGCCGGTCGGCCGCACCCTTCGCTTGCTCGACGCCGGCTGCGGGCAGGGGACAGCAATCGCTTTTCTCAGCAATCAAGCGCGCGTCATCGGCACCGACGTGTCTCTGCCGATGGTGCGGGAGGCGGTTCATTGCGGCCCCGTGGCGGTGCAAGAGCCTTTCGACTTGCCGTTCGCCGACGGAACGTTTGATGGGGCTTATGCCTTCTGTGTGTATCACCATATCGACGACGCGCAGCACGTCAGGCATTTGCGCGAGTTGCGCCGCGTTTTGAAGCCAGGCGGCCGCGTCTGCATCTTCGAGCACAACCCGTTCAATCCGGTCACGAAGCGGATCTTCGAGCGGGCCCCAATTGATAGGGGCTGCCACATGATCAAGCCCGCCCGGCTCCGGCAGATTTTTGAAGACGCGGGCCTGGACGCCGTGGAGCAAGGCTACCTGTTGTTCCTGCCCGAGAAGTTGTGGCGCTGGTTGGGGTTTATCGAGCCCGCACTGGCCTGGCTACCTCTCGGCGGCCAGTACTTTGTGTCGGGCCGCAAAGGCAGCGTCAACACCTGA
- a CDS encoding glycosyltransferase family 2 protein, whose product MSGTGGGGAETTPEISVVLPVFNEESGLAETYRRVKAVLVGTGLTHEIVLVNDGSRDGSWQGILDLASADRTVKAVNLSRNFGHQIAITAGIDVSSGAAVVVMDSDLQDPPELIPTLYAKYREGFDVVYAQRRKRDGETWFKRTTATAFYRLIRRMTTIEIPLDTGDFRLMSRRVVEDLKRLQEQSRFVRGLVTWVGYNQAPVFYDRDRRYGGETKYPLSKMVKFALDGITGFSSQPLRLASHAGLFFAAASMALMVALTVYRFTGGTGLIPGWTSLAVAVLFLGGLQLVAIGILGEYIGRIYEETKRRPLYLVRESRNLPDGAGRPGMHD is encoded by the coding sequence ATGAGCGGAACAGGCGGAGGCGGTGCGGAGACGACGCCTGAGATCAGCGTGGTCTTACCGGTGTTCAACGAGGAGTCCGGCCTGGCCGAGACCTACCGCCGGGTAAAGGCAGTGCTGGTCGGGACCGGGTTGACCCACGAGATTGTTCTCGTGAACGACGGCAGCCGAGACGGATCCTGGCAAGGGATCCTGGATCTCGCGAGCGCCGATCGCACGGTGAAGGCCGTGAATCTCAGCCGAAACTTCGGGCACCAGATCGCGATCACCGCGGGTATTGACGTCAGCTCCGGCGCCGCGGTCGTGGTGATGGACTCGGACCTGCAGGACCCGCCTGAGTTGATCCCAACCCTCTATGCGAAGTACCGGGAGGGCTTCGATGTGGTCTACGCTCAACGCCGCAAGCGCGATGGTGAGACGTGGTTCAAGCGGACGACGGCGACCGCGTTTTACCGGCTCATTCGGCGGATGACCACCATCGAGATTCCGCTCGACACGGGCGACTTCCGGCTGATGTCACGGCGCGTGGTGGAAGACCTGAAACGTCTCCAGGAGCAGAGCCGCTTCGTCCGGGGACTGGTGACTTGGGTCGGCTATAATCAGGCGCCAGTATTTTACGATCGTGACCGTCGCTACGGCGGAGAGACGAAGTATCCGCTCAGCAAGATGGTCAAGTTCGCGCTGGATGGCATTACCGGGTTTTCGAGCCAGCCGCTGCGGCTGGCCTCACACGCAGGTCTGTTCTTCGCCGCCGCGAGCATGGCCTTGATGGTGGCATTGACGGTCTACAGATTTACTGGTGGCACGGGACTGATTCCCGGGTGGACCTCCCTCGCCGTCGCAGTCCTGTTCCTCGGTGGCCTTCAACTGGTAGCGATTGGAATTCTCGGCGAGTACATCGGGCGCATCTACGAAGAAACCAAACGGCGGCCCTTGTATCTGGTCCGCGAATCGCGGAACCTGCCCGACGGCGCCGGCCGGCCGGGCATGCACGACTGA